One Salmo trutta chromosome 26, fSalTru1.1, whole genome shotgun sequence DNA window includes the following coding sequences:
- the LOC115163629 gene encoding AP-1 complex subunit sigma-2 isoform X1 encodes MMHFLLLISRQGKLRLQKWFTPVTEGEKKKVIREMTLMVLAHPPHSCNFLLWRDLKIVYKRYASLYFCCGLEDQDNELLTLEVLQRYVELLDKYFGNVCELDIIFNFEKAYFILDEFLVGGEVLETSKTAVGIAMEEAETLQEVTHIHSHLSVTHLPKY; translated from the exons ATG ATGCACTTCCTGCTGCTGATAAGCCGGCAGGGGAAGTTGCGACTGCAAAAGTGGTTCACTCCGGTGACGGAGGGAGAAAAGAAGAAGGTGATCAGAGAAATGACTCTGATGGTGCTGGCTCACCCTCCCCACTCCTGTAACTTCCTCCTCTGGAGGGACCTCAAGATTGTTTACAAAAG GTATGCCAGTCTCTACTTCTGCTGTGGTCTGGAGGACCAGGACAATGAACTGTTGACCCTGGAGGTGTTGCAACGATATGTCGAGCTGCTGGACAAATACTTTGGAAAC gtgTGTGAGCTGGACATCATCTTTAACTTTGAGAAGGCCTACTTCATCCTGGATGAGTTCCTGGTGGGAGGAGAGGTCCTGGAGACCTCCAAGACAGCTGTGGGCATCGCTATGGAGGAGGCAGAGACACTACAAGAGGTGACCCACATACACAGTCACTTAAGTGTGACACACTTGCCAAAATATTGA
- the LOC115163629 gene encoding AP-1 complex subunit sigma-3 isoform X3: MMHFLLLISRQGKLRLQKWFTPVTEGEKKKVIREMTLMVLAHPPHSCNFLLWRDLKIVYKRYASLYFCCGLEDQDNELLTLEVLQRYVELLDKYFGNVCELDIIFNFEKAYFILDEFLVGGEVLETSKTAVGIAMEEAETLQETMEEYMSKPTY, encoded by the exons ATG ATGCACTTCCTGCTGCTGATAAGCCGGCAGGGGAAGTTGCGACTGCAAAAGTGGTTCACTCCGGTGACGGAGGGAGAAAAGAAGAAGGTGATCAGAGAAATGACTCTGATGGTGCTGGCTCACCCTCCCCACTCCTGTAACTTCCTCCTCTGGAGGGACCTCAAGATTGTTTACAAAAG GTATGCCAGTCTCTACTTCTGCTGTGGTCTGGAGGACCAGGACAATGAACTGTTGACCCTGGAGGTGTTGCAACGATATGTCGAGCTGCTGGACAAATACTTTGGAAAC gtgTGTGAGCTGGACATCATCTTTAACTTTGAGAAGGCCTACTTCATCCTGGATGAGTTCCTGGTGGGAGGAGAGGTCCTGGAGACCTCCAAGACAGCTGTGGGCATCGCTATGGAGGAGGCAGAGACACTACAAGAG ACAATGGAGGAGTATATGAGTAAACCGACCTACTGA
- the LOC115163629 gene encoding AP-1 complex subunit sigma-2 isoform X2 → MHFLLLISRQGKLRLQKWFTPVTEGEKKKVIREMTLMVLAHPPHSCNFLLWRDLKIVYKRYASLYFCCGLEDQDNELLTLEVLQRYVELLDKYFGNVCELDIIFNFEKAYFILDEFLVGGEVLETSKTAVGIAMEEAETLQEVTHIHSHLSVTHLPKY, encoded by the exons ATGCACTTCCTGCTGCTGATAAGCCGGCAGGGGAAGTTGCGACTGCAAAAGTGGTTCACTCCGGTGACGGAGGGAGAAAAGAAGAAGGTGATCAGAGAAATGACTCTGATGGTGCTGGCTCACCCTCCCCACTCCTGTAACTTCCTCCTCTGGAGGGACCTCAAGATTGTTTACAAAAG GTATGCCAGTCTCTACTTCTGCTGTGGTCTGGAGGACCAGGACAATGAACTGTTGACCCTGGAGGTGTTGCAACGATATGTCGAGCTGCTGGACAAATACTTTGGAAAC gtgTGTGAGCTGGACATCATCTTTAACTTTGAGAAGGCCTACTTCATCCTGGATGAGTTCCTGGTGGGAGGAGAGGTCCTGGAGACCTCCAAGACAGCTGTGGGCATCGCTATGGAGGAGGCAGAGACACTACAAGAGGTGACCCACATACACAGTCACTTAAGTGTGACACACTTGCCAAAATATTGA